One genomic window of Myxococcus xanthus includes the following:
- the recA gene encoding recombinase RecA has product MAVNQEKEKAIELAMSAVERQFGKGSIMRLGNDEPMMRDVQAIPTGSISLDIALGVGGVPKGRIIEIFGPESSGKTTLCLHIVAEAQKRGGICGYVDAEHALDVGYARKLGVRTDDLLLSQPDTGEQALEIAEMLVRSGAIDVLVVDSVAALVPKAELEGEMGDAHMGVQARLMSQALRKLTGTIAKSQTCVIFINQIRMKIGVMFGNPETTTGGNALKFYASQRLDIRRIGAIKNGDNVVGSRTRVKVVKNKVAPPFKEVEFDIMYGTGISREGDLIDLASNENIVEKSGSWFSFNGERIGQGRENVKEYLREHPEIAKDIEGRVLEKYGIGKSGAPVAAAPDESAPAEGGSEKRGRVKAVK; this is encoded by the coding sequence ATGGCCGTGAATCAGGAGAAGGAAAAGGCGATCGAACTGGCGATGTCCGCGGTGGAGCGCCAGTTCGGCAAGGGGTCCATCATGCGGCTCGGCAACGACGAGCCAATGATGCGAGACGTTCAGGCCATCCCGACGGGCTCCATCTCGCTGGACATCGCCCTGGGCGTGGGTGGCGTGCCCAAGGGCCGCATCATCGAAATCTTCGGGCCGGAGTCGTCCGGTAAGACGACGCTGTGTCTCCACATCGTCGCCGAAGCGCAGAAGCGCGGCGGCATCTGCGGCTACGTGGACGCGGAGCACGCGCTGGACGTGGGCTACGCGCGCAAGCTGGGCGTGCGCACCGATGACCTGCTGCTGAGCCAGCCGGACACCGGTGAGCAGGCGCTGGAAATCGCGGAGATGCTGGTGCGCTCGGGCGCCATCGACGTGCTGGTGGTGGACTCGGTGGCCGCGCTCGTGCCGAAGGCGGAGCTCGAGGGTGAGATGGGCGACGCGCACATGGGTGTGCAGGCCCGCCTCATGAGCCAGGCGCTCCGCAAGCTGACGGGCACCATCGCCAAGAGCCAGACGTGCGTCATCTTCATCAACCAGATTCGCATGAAGATTGGCGTGATGTTCGGCAACCCGGAGACGACGACGGGCGGTAACGCGCTGAAGTTCTACGCGTCGCAGCGCCTGGACATCCGCCGCATCGGCGCCATCAAGAATGGCGACAACGTGGTGGGCAGCCGCACCCGCGTGAAGGTGGTGAAGAACAAGGTCGCGCCGCCGTTCAAGGAAGTCGAGTTCGACATCATGTACGGCACGGGCATCTCCCGTGAGGGCGACCTCATCGACCTCGCCTCCAACGAGAACATCGTGGAGAAGAGCGGCAGCTGGTTCTCCTTCAATGGTGAGCGCATCGGCCAGGGCCGGGAGAACGTGAAGGAGTACCTGCGCGAGCACCCGGAGATCGCGAAGGACATCGAAGGCCGCGTGCTGGAGAAGTACGGCATCGGCAAGTCGGGTGCGCCCGTCGCCGCGGCGCCGGACGAGTCCGCGCCGGCCGAAGGTGGCAGCGAGAAGCGCGGCCGTGTGAAGGCCGTGAAGTAG
- a CDS encoding alkaline phosphatase D family protein — protein sequence MFPAEWKSALDSRPCLLTRATRSPALFDRFKRRSFLQAVVAVAATTAFGCSDDETTSDAGEKYFPQSVCSGDPRPDSVVLWVRAVDPDNAGANTQVRLEVSTSESFSSVVLDQQFTAQAQFDHALKVKVTNLSARTTYYYRFTIDANGQKYSTVTGRTRTAPAAGDDVPVKFVFASCQDYIGRYYNAWQHLLQLNEDLDFVVFLGDYVYETTGDASFQSVDGRGIVFSEPEKALRQGTGLTAFYAANSLSNYRDLYKTLRTDKVIQQVHERYPFVITWDDHEFSDDCWGDVATYTDERTNEKQTERRRNAEQAFFEYIPMDHGASDAGAIDINAVVAQPTRIYRDFEFGRNLKLLVTDTRTYRPDHLIPEDAYPGKVAVPAEQLALVLSSLPEATQAQLQSDMFAYVDIDAAELAPYKQILTGVYVQQAVAAGLTSGEATEKAGAWVSGGLSLFYVNQVLNAVNQAREAAGDSAIPLIPATGAPRGLAYAHMGKTGLFGIQGSRYVVVKPIFDLYAAIKYMGTAGASEGIFGNEQQAWLQESVQADNAWKIIVSSISLTSMVFKLSEKADVPDPTLRQDFYFNVDQWDGFPTKKQEFLKFLRDSQVKNALFISGDIHASFASVESGIPALTTPAISSGSIKELAGLAVIGAGFSTGSTVYRYIVTELDKSLKEAHPGMAFVDGDAHGFVVLEVGGTEAKAAFHLIPSTEIAKDYSLRQPSELTAKFTRRDFIIKDGTITSA from the coding sequence ATGTTTCCTGCTGAGTGGAAGAGCGCTCTAGACTCGCGGCCCTGTCTCCTAACCCGCGCAACCCGGAGTCCCGCCTTGTTCGATAGATTCAAACGCCGCAGTTTCCTCCAGGCCGTCGTCGCCGTTGCCGCGACCACTGCGTTCGGATGTTCCGACGACGAGACGACGTCGGATGCTGGCGAGAAGTACTTCCCGCAGTCCGTGTGCTCGGGTGACCCGCGTCCGGACAGCGTGGTGTTGTGGGTGCGGGCGGTGGACCCGGACAACGCGGGGGCGAACACGCAGGTGCGGCTGGAGGTGTCCACCAGCGAGTCGTTCAGCAGCGTGGTGCTGGACCAGCAGTTCACCGCGCAGGCGCAGTTCGACCATGCGTTGAAGGTGAAGGTCACCAACCTGTCGGCGCGCACGACGTACTACTACCGCTTCACCATCGACGCGAACGGTCAGAAGTACTCCACGGTGACGGGCCGCACCCGCACCGCGCCGGCCGCGGGCGACGACGTGCCGGTGAAGTTCGTCTTCGCCAGCTGCCAGGACTACATCGGTCGTTACTACAACGCGTGGCAGCACCTGCTGCAGCTCAACGAGGACCTCGACTTCGTCGTGTTCCTGGGCGACTACGTCTACGAGACGACGGGCGACGCGTCGTTCCAGTCCGTGGACGGACGCGGCATCGTCTTCAGCGAGCCCGAGAAGGCGCTCCGCCAGGGCACGGGCCTGACGGCGTTCTACGCGGCCAACTCGCTGTCCAACTACCGCGACCTCTACAAGACCCTGCGCACGGATAAGGTCATCCAGCAGGTGCACGAGCGCTACCCGTTCGTCATCACGTGGGATGACCACGAGTTCTCCGACGACTGCTGGGGCGACGTCGCCACGTACACAGACGAGCGCACCAACGAGAAGCAGACCGAGCGCCGCCGCAACGCGGAGCAGGCCTTCTTCGAGTACATCCCCATGGACCACGGCGCGAGCGACGCGGGCGCCATCGACATCAACGCCGTGGTGGCCCAGCCGACGCGCATCTACCGCGACTTCGAGTTCGGCCGGAACCTGAAGCTGCTGGTGACGGACACGCGCACGTACCGCCCGGACCACCTCATCCCCGAGGACGCGTACCCGGGCAAGGTGGCGGTGCCGGCCGAGCAGCTGGCCCTGGTGCTGTCGTCGCTGCCGGAGGCCACGCAGGCGCAGTTGCAGTCCGACATGTTCGCCTACGTGGACATCGACGCGGCGGAGCTGGCGCCCTACAAGCAGATCCTCACGGGCGTGTACGTGCAGCAGGCCGTCGCCGCCGGGCTCACGTCGGGAGAGGCGACCGAGAAGGCGGGCGCCTGGGTCTCCGGTGGGCTGTCGCTGTTCTACGTCAACCAGGTGCTCAACGCCGTCAACCAGGCGCGTGAGGCGGCGGGCGATTCGGCCATTCCGCTCATCCCCGCGACGGGCGCGCCGCGCGGTCTGGCCTATGCGCACATGGGCAAGACGGGCCTCTTCGGCATCCAGGGCTCGCGCTACGTCGTGGTGAAGCCCATCTTCGACCTGTACGCGGCCATCAAGTACATGGGCACCGCGGGAGCCTCGGAGGGCATCTTCGGCAACGAGCAGCAGGCGTGGCTCCAGGAGTCCGTGCAGGCGGACAACGCGTGGAAGATCATCGTCTCCTCGATTTCGCTCACCTCCATGGTGTTCAAGCTGAGCGAGAAGGCGGACGTCCCGGACCCCACGCTGCGCCAGGACTTCTACTTCAACGTGGACCAGTGGGACGGCTTCCCCACGAAGAAGCAGGAGTTCTTGAAGTTCCTGCGCGACAGCCAGGTGAAGAACGCGCTGTTCATCTCCGGCGACATCCACGCGTCCTTCGCGTCCGTGGAGTCCGGCATCCCCGCGCTGACGACGCCGGCCATCTCCTCCGGCTCCATCAAGGAGCTGGCGGGCCTGGCCGTCATCGGCGCGGGCTTCTCCACCGGCAGCACGGTGTACCGGTACATCGTGACGGAGCTGGACAAGTCGCTGAAGGAAGCGCACCCCGGCATGGCGTTCGTGGACGGTGATGCCCACGGCTTCGTGGTGCTGGAGGTCGGCGGCACGGAGGCGAAGGCGGCCTTCCACCTCATCCCGAGCACGGAAATCGCCAAGGACTACTCGCTGCGCCAGCCCTCCGAGCTGACGGCGAAGTTCACCCGCCGCGACTTCATCATCAAGGACGGCACCATCACCTCCGCCTGA
- a CDS encoding GNAT family N-acetyltransferase: MLPGAPVSDVRLVRARPEHVDFWLDMRAAPGARRFVDTEDDTRELLLRRILEAGALGEPRARSFRWFVEADGQLVGTVSARDLSRVHGRIELGYMMADAHHGRGLGSRAVGLMLEQLFTLPYLQRVWLTTLAENTGSQGVARKVGFTMEGTLRGHCLFQGQRRDQQLWGLLRPEWDARRAAFVAG, translated from the coding sequence ATGTTGCCCGGTGCTCCCGTTTCCGATGTCCGACTCGTTCGCGCCCGGCCGGAGCACGTGGACTTCTGGCTGGACATGCGGGCGGCCCCTGGCGCGCGGCGCTTCGTGGACACGGAGGACGACACGCGGGAGCTGCTCCTGCGGCGCATCCTGGAAGCGGGCGCGTTGGGTGAGCCCCGCGCGCGGAGCTTCCGGTGGTTCGTGGAGGCGGACGGGCAGCTCGTGGGGACGGTGTCCGCGCGGGATTTGTCGCGCGTGCATGGCCGCATCGAGCTGGGCTACATGATGGCGGACGCGCACCACGGCCGGGGCCTGGGCTCCCGCGCGGTGGGGTTGATGCTGGAGCAGTTGTTCACGCTGCCCTACCTCCAGCGGGTGTGGCTGACGACGCTGGCGGAGAACACGGGCTCTCAGGGCGTGGCGCGCAAGGTGGGCTTCACGATGGAAGGCACCCTGCGCGGGCACTGTCTGTTCCAGGGGCAACGCCGGGACCAGCAACTCTGGGGCCTGCTGCGCCCGGAGTGGGACGCCCGGCGCGCGGCGTTCGTCGCGGGCTGA
- a CDS encoding Tex family protein — translation MHPYAAELSQELGLRPEQVDRTLALQEDGATVPFIARYRKEVTGGLDEVQIQTLFDRATERAELDSRRDTILRSIEEQGKLTPELAKALKAARARTELEDLYLPYKPKRRTRAAIARERGLEPLADLVWKQDGRRGEDVAARVRPYVNPEKDVPDQAAALAGARDICAERVAEDAGLRREAREVSARRGTLCSNVVPAKKGETTKFENYYGHEEPLSQAPSHRVLALLRGEEEGVLKVKLSLPDDEVKGLLAGRVVTKPQSIFSQELRAAVEDSWDRLMGPSLEAELRSELKERADRQAIGVFGENLRHLLLTPPAGARAVLALDPGLRTGTKLAMMDVTGKVVETLTLYSERGADERARAAKLLAAVVQKHKPELVAVGNGTGSREAEVFVRDTLKAMGSQVPVVSVSEQGASIYSASEVARDEFPDLDVSLRGAVSIGRRLQDPLAELVKIDPKSIGVGQYQHDVDQGLLKKKLGEVVDSCVNAVGVDVNTASPQLLEHVSGVGPSLAKKLVAHRASKGRFTTRRELLKVSGLGPKTFEQAAGFLRVRGTEPLDASAVHPERYGVVERMAKDLGVAVSALVGNAELVRKIDLKRYLGPDLGEMTLKDILAELEKPSRDPRGDFTAPQHREDLRSLEDVKEGMVLQGVVTNVTAFGAFVDVGVHQDGLVHVSQISTRFVKDPSEVVKVGDRLTVRVLTVDLARKRLALSVRAVQEGGAPQPSGRPPVGGATGPSRMTERGGGSGGPRQGARPASGPGPKPASGPGEKKGPEPFNNPFSKLKR, via the coding sequence ATGCATCCCTACGCCGCTGAGCTTTCCCAGGAGCTGGGCCTCAGGCCCGAGCAGGTGGACCGGACCCTCGCGCTGCAAGAGGACGGAGCCACAGTCCCTTTCATCGCGCGCTACCGCAAGGAAGTCACGGGCGGCCTGGACGAGGTCCAGATTCAAACCCTCTTCGACCGGGCCACCGAGCGCGCCGAGCTGGACTCCCGGCGCGACACCATCCTCCGCTCCATCGAGGAGCAGGGGAAGCTGACGCCGGAGCTCGCGAAGGCGCTCAAGGCCGCCAGGGCGCGCACGGAGCTGGAGGACCTCTACCTTCCTTACAAGCCCAAGCGCCGCACGCGCGCCGCCATTGCCCGGGAGCGCGGGCTGGAGCCGCTGGCGGACCTGGTGTGGAAGCAGGACGGTCGTCGCGGCGAGGACGTGGCCGCGCGCGTGCGCCCCTACGTCAACCCGGAGAAGGACGTACCGGACCAGGCCGCGGCGCTCGCGGGCGCGCGCGACATCTGCGCCGAGCGCGTGGCCGAGGACGCCGGCCTGCGCCGCGAGGCCCGCGAGGTGAGCGCGCGCCGGGGCACGCTGTGTTCGAACGTGGTGCCCGCGAAGAAGGGCGAGACGACCAAGTTCGAGAACTACTATGGCCACGAGGAGCCCCTGTCCCAGGCCCCCTCGCACCGCGTGCTGGCACTGCTGCGCGGCGAGGAAGAGGGCGTGCTGAAGGTGAAGCTCTCCCTGCCCGATGACGAGGTGAAGGGCCTGCTGGCCGGGCGCGTGGTGACGAAGCCGCAGTCCATCTTCTCACAGGAGCTGCGCGCCGCCGTGGAGGACAGCTGGGACCGGCTGATGGGGCCGTCGCTGGAGGCGGAGCTGCGCTCGGAGCTGAAGGAGCGCGCGGACCGGCAGGCCATTGGCGTCTTCGGGGAGAACCTGCGCCACCTGCTGCTCACGCCGCCCGCGGGCGCCCGCGCGGTGCTGGCCCTGGACCCGGGCCTTCGCACGGGCACCAAGCTGGCGATGATGGACGTCACCGGCAAGGTGGTGGAGACGCTGACGCTCTACTCGGAGCGCGGAGCGGACGAGCGCGCCCGCGCGGCGAAGCTGCTGGCCGCGGTGGTGCAGAAGCACAAGCCGGAGCTCGTCGCCGTGGGCAACGGCACGGGCAGCCGCGAGGCGGAAGTCTTCGTGCGCGACACGCTGAAGGCGATGGGTTCGCAGGTCCCCGTGGTGTCGGTGAGCGAGCAGGGCGCGTCCATCTACTCCGCCTCCGAGGTGGCCCGCGACGAGTTCCCGGACCTGGACGTCAGCCTGCGCGGCGCGGTGTCCATTGGCCGGCGCCTCCAGGACCCGCTGGCGGAGCTGGTGAAGATCGACCCCAAGAGCATCGGCGTGGGGCAGTACCAGCACGACGTGGACCAGGGGCTGCTCAAGAAGAAGCTGGGTGAGGTGGTGGACTCGTGCGTCAACGCGGTGGGCGTGGACGTCAACACCGCGTCTCCGCAGTTGTTGGAGCACGTGTCCGGCGTGGGGCCGTCCCTGGCGAAGAAGCTGGTGGCGCACCGCGCGTCGAAGGGCCGCTTCACCACGCGGCGCGAGCTGCTGAAGGTGAGTGGCCTGGGGCCCAAGACGTTCGAACAGGCGGCGGGCTTCCTGCGCGTGCGTGGGACGGAGCCGCTGGACGCCAGCGCCGTCCATCCGGAGCGCTACGGCGTCGTGGAGCGCATGGCCAAGGATTTGGGCGTGGCCGTGAGCGCGCTGGTGGGCAATGCCGAGCTGGTCCGCAAGATTGACCTGAAGCGCTACCTGGGCCCGGACCTGGGCGAGATGACGCTCAAGGACATCCTGGCGGAGCTGGAGAAGCCCAGCCGCGACCCGCGCGGCGACTTCACCGCGCCCCAGCACCGCGAGGACCTGCGCTCGCTGGAGGACGTGAAGGAGGGCATGGTGCTCCAGGGCGTGGTGACGAACGTCACCGCGTTCGGCGCCTTCGTGGACGTGGGCGTGCACCAGGACGGCCTCGTCCACGTGTCGCAAATCTCCACGCGCTTCGTGAAGGACCCCTCCGAAGTGGTGAAGGTGGGCGACCGGCTGACGGTGCGCGTGCTCACCGTGGACCTGGCGCGCAAGCGGCTGGCGCTCTCCGTGCGCGCGGTGCAGGAGGGTGGAGCGCCGCAGCCGTCGGGCCGTCCCCCCGTCGGCGGGGCCACGGGACCGAGCCGCATGACGGAGCGCGGTGGCGGAAGCGGCGGGCCTCGTCAGGGCGCCCGGCCTGCCTCCGGCCCGGGGCCGAAGCCGGCTTCGGGGCCCGGTGAGAAGAAAGGCCCGGAGCCGTTCAACAACCCGTTCAGCAAGCTCAAGCGCTGA
- a CDS encoding HSP90 family protein, with protein sequence MDHRFQVSLRGVIDLLSHHLYSSPGVYVRELLQNATDAIRARQLLEPGHAGTVRLELMEKQDGSPPTLLFTDDGVGLTEDEIHRFLATIGESSKREALEARRNDFIGQFGIGLLSCFMVCDELLVVTRSARGDGRTLEWRGRHDGTYAVRPSEHPLAQPGTQVFLVARPDMAHWFTATRLRNLASHYGGLLPFPIHLTTDQGTERLDTSGAPWRREYDSASERRKALLAYGRELFDTDFVDCIPLRSTAGDVDGVAYVLPASPHFNSRQKHRVYLKHMLLSESAENLLPEWAFFVKCVVNANALRPTASRESFYEDDALAAARESLGQSLRGYLMELAREDPRALQRLIALHGLSVKALALDDDDFYRLIIHWLPFETSMGMMTLADYRRAHPVVRYTSTLDGFRQIAQVAGAQGLCIINAAYTHDTSLLEKLPHAVPDVQVEPFSSADLPQSFDELTLDEREATFPLLRMAENVLAPFRCGAVVKKFYPAEVPTLYSSDAEGAFRRDAERAREESDDLYAGVLDSVMAASGSEPAQLCFNLHNPVVRRLAAVADRDMLKLSVEMLYVQALLLGHHPLNAQEMVLLNQGLLGLISAQLGGDGGRGGEGSGGAGPRGLH encoded by the coding sequence GTGGACCACCGATTTCAAGTCAGCCTCCGCGGGGTCATCGACCTCCTGTCACATCACCTGTACAGCTCCCCGGGCGTCTACGTACGCGAGCTGCTCCAGAACGCGACCGATGCCATCCGCGCCCGCCAGCTCCTGGAGCCCGGCCACGCGGGCACCGTCCGGCTGGAGCTGATGGAGAAGCAGGACGGCAGCCCGCCCACCCTGCTCTTCACCGACGACGGCGTGGGGCTGACCGAGGACGAAATCCACCGCTTCCTGGCCACCATCGGTGAGTCCTCCAAGCGCGAGGCCCTGGAGGCCCGCCGCAACGACTTCATCGGCCAGTTCGGTATCGGCCTGCTGTCCTGCTTCATGGTGTGCGACGAGCTGCTGGTGGTGACGCGCTCGGCACGCGGCGACGGGCGCACGTTGGAGTGGCGGGGCCGGCATGACGGCACGTACGCCGTGCGGCCCTCCGAGCACCCGCTCGCCCAGCCCGGCACCCAGGTGTTCCTGGTGGCCCGCCCGGACATGGCGCATTGGTTCACCGCCACGCGGCTGCGAAACCTCGCCAGCCACTACGGCGGCCTGCTGCCCTTTCCCATCCACCTCACCACGGACCAGGGCACCGAGCGGCTGGACACCTCCGGCGCCCCCTGGCGCCGCGAGTACGACAGCGCCTCGGAGCGGCGCAAGGCGCTGCTCGCCTACGGGCGCGAGCTGTTCGACACGGACTTCGTCGACTGCATCCCCCTGCGCTCCACCGCGGGAGACGTGGACGGGGTGGCCTACGTGCTGCCCGCGTCGCCGCACTTCAACTCACGCCAGAAGCACCGCGTGTACCTCAAGCACATGCTGCTGTCGGAGAGCGCGGAGAACCTGCTGCCGGAGTGGGCCTTCTTCGTGAAGTGCGTGGTGAACGCCAACGCGCTGCGGCCCACCGCCAGCCGGGAGTCCTTCTACGAGGACGACGCGCTCGCCGCGGCGCGCGAGTCCCTGGGGCAGTCCCTGCGCGGCTACCTGATGGAGCTGGCGCGTGAGGACCCACGCGCGCTCCAGCGGCTGATTGCCCTGCACGGGCTGAGCGTGAAGGCGCTGGCGCTGGATGACGATGACTTCTACCGCCTCATCATCCACTGGCTGCCCTTCGAGACGTCGATGGGGATGATGACGCTGGCGGACTACCGGCGCGCGCACCCCGTGGTGCGCTACACGTCCACGTTGGACGGCTTCCGGCAGATTGCCCAGGTGGCCGGTGCCCAAGGCCTGTGCATCATCAACGCGGCGTACACGCACGACACGTCGCTGCTGGAGAAGCTGCCGCACGCGGTGCCGGACGTGCAGGTGGAGCCCTTCTCCTCCGCGGACCTGCCGCAGAGCTTCGATGAGCTCACCCTGGACGAGCGCGAGGCCACCTTCCCGCTGCTGCGCATGGCGGAGAACGTGCTGGCGCCGTTCCGCTGCGGCGCGGTGGTGAAGAAGTTCTACCCGGCGGAAGTGCCCACGCTCTACAGCTCGGACGCGGAGGGCGCGTTCCGGCGCGACGCCGAGCGGGCTCGCGAGGAGTCGGATGACCTGTACGCCGGCGTGCTGGACAGCGTCATGGCGGCCTCGGGCAGCGAGCCGGCGCAGTTGTGCTTCAACCTCCACAACCCGGTGGTGCGGCGGCTGGCCGCCGTGGCGGACCGGGACATGCTGAAGCTGTCGGTGGAGATGCTCTACGTGCAAGCACTGCTCTTGGGACACCATCCGTTGAACGCACAGGAGATGGTCCTGCTGAACCAGGGCCTGTTGGGCCTCATCTCCGCACAACTGGGCGGGGATGGCGGGCGCGGCGGCGAAGGCAGCGGCGGCGCGGGTCCCCGGGGGCTGCACTGA
- a CDS encoding metal-dependent hydrolase — MDMRTKLMAVVAGAAMAFGGTAAAQGTPAPGKVAATKAPAAATRGKTEVTWWGHAAFVIRSPGGAVIAIDPWLSNPKAPKGAAQPEALDAILLTHGHFDHVGEAKALAEKTGAKVYGSFELINLLGLPEAQSVGANAGGTFQVKDVTFHLVEAVHSSSYAADPKSPAQYAGAPVGYVLEIDKGPTLYHAGDTGPFEGMSLIATQFKPSVALLPIGGHFTMGPAEAAQAVRLLKVKSVIPMHYGTFPLLQGTPDALTGELKKLRNTAKVVVPEPGATTAL, encoded by the coding sequence ATGGATATGCGGACGAAGCTCATGGCAGTGGTGGCGGGCGCGGCAATGGCCTTCGGCGGAACGGCAGCGGCGCAGGGCACCCCGGCGCCCGGCAAGGTCGCGGCCACCAAGGCCCCGGCGGCGGCCACCCGCGGCAAGACGGAGGTGACGTGGTGGGGGCACGCGGCCTTCGTGATTCGCAGCCCAGGCGGCGCGGTGATTGCCATCGACCCCTGGCTCTCCAACCCCAAGGCCCCGAAGGGCGCCGCGCAGCCGGAGGCGCTGGACGCCATCCTCCTCACCCACGGCCATTTCGACCACGTGGGCGAGGCCAAGGCGCTGGCCGAGAAGACGGGCGCCAAGGTCTATGGCTCCTTCGAGCTCATCAACCTGCTGGGGCTCCCGGAGGCCCAGTCCGTGGGCGCCAACGCGGGCGGCACCTTCCAGGTGAAGGACGTCACGTTCCACCTGGTAGAGGCGGTTCACTCCAGCAGCTACGCCGCGGACCCGAAGTCGCCGGCGCAGTACGCGGGCGCGCCCGTGGGCTACGTGCTGGAAATCGACAAGGGGCCTACGCTGTACCACGCGGGTGACACCGGACCCTTCGAGGGCATGTCGCTCATCGCCACCCAGTTCAAGCCCTCCGTGGCCCTGCTCCCCATTGGCGGCCACTTCACCATGGGCCCCGCGGAGGCGGCCCAGGCGGTGCGGCTCCTGAAGGTCAAGAGCGTGATTCCCATGCACTACGGCACCTTCCCGCTGCTTCAGGGCACCCCGGACGCGCTGACCGGCGAGCTGAAGAAGCTGCGCAATACGGCCAAGGTGGTGGTCCCGGAGCCCGGCGCGACGACCGCGCTGTAG
- a CDS encoding LETM1 domain-containing protein — MPLGYIPVLAPRMGLAWRSRGVPVLDFTKAGWLLPLLTETVAFEAGAPAPSAPPLGSGRARARAYLRRTLRASGLLYGTPADAPSAADVAQPTELQARVLEDQLFRAVVRTLALMALELGRLVGAPAAVRTEHLLVLFAVLTGELELAEAVDAAIASGRPVSRRLTAKVEASLVKRSPVLAGDPVYGLVLHNGAQYADAQLFCRQAIDYFSRGTLHRERAQRRLDFAARQKALLVDVLTGLACVDRVPGLPARRAILRQVESLRLPAAMTSELKAAVKQSFARRRPVQDVVRQVRSVDVRHFLLEQTLLAALVDGRKTRRERVFIRELAQALQVPDAELHRLELEMAEFYARHRAIVDVFTVSDAAGAMGEDLVAGIQEALEKNFYRLMQEVRETGDLAVLLTKAARRQALTGDERRRMRAQLVDVAKAIPALAIFAAPGGILLLAALGKVLPFSLLPSAFQEAAPAEEDFEGVGPEREAG, encoded by the coding sequence ATGCCCCTGGGTTACATCCCGGTCCTCGCGCCGCGCATGGGCCTTGCCTGGCGCTCCAGGGGTGTTCCGGTGTTGGACTTCACCAAGGCGGGGTGGCTCTTGCCACTCCTGACGGAGACGGTCGCCTTCGAGGCGGGCGCGCCGGCTCCGTCCGCGCCGCCGCTGGGCTCCGGGCGGGCCCGGGCTCGCGCGTACCTGCGGCGGACGCTGCGCGCCAGTGGCCTGCTGTACGGCACGCCCGCGGACGCACCCTCCGCGGCGGACGTGGCGCAGCCCACCGAGCTCCAGGCGCGCGTGCTGGAGGACCAGCTCTTCCGCGCCGTGGTGCGGACCCTGGCGCTGATGGCGCTGGAATTGGGCCGGCTCGTGGGGGCTCCAGCGGCCGTTCGCACCGAGCATCTCCTGGTCCTGTTCGCGGTGCTCACCGGAGAGCTGGAGCTGGCGGAGGCGGTGGACGCGGCGATTGCCTCGGGGCGTCCGGTGTCCCGGCGGCTGACGGCGAAGGTGGAAGCGTCGCTGGTGAAGCGCTCGCCCGTGCTGGCGGGGGACCCGGTCTACGGGCTGGTGTTGCACAACGGCGCGCAGTACGCGGACGCGCAGCTGTTCTGCCGGCAGGCCATCGACTACTTCTCGCGCGGCACGCTGCACCGCGAGCGGGCGCAGCGGCGGCTGGACTTCGCGGCGCGGCAGAAGGCGCTGCTGGTGGATGTGCTGACGGGGCTTGCGTGTGTGGACCGGGTGCCGGGCCTGCCCGCGCGCCGCGCCATCCTGCGGCAGGTGGAGTCCCTGCGGCTGCCGGCGGCGATGACGTCCGAGCTCAAGGCCGCGGTGAAGCAGTCCTTCGCCCGCCGCCGCCCGGTGCAGGACGTGGTGCGCCAGGTGCGCAGCGTGGACGTGCGCCACTTCCTGCTGGAGCAGACGTTGCTGGCGGCGCTGGTGGATGGCCGCAAGACGCGGCGTGAGCGCGTCTTCATCCGCGAGCTGGCGCAGGCGCTCCAGGTCCCGGACGCGGAGCTGCACCGGCTGGAGCTGGAGATGGCGGAGTTCTACGCCCGCCACCGCGCCATCGTGGACGTCTTCACCGTGTCGGACGCCGCGGGCGCCATGGGCGAGGACCTGGTGGCCGGCATCCAGGAGGCGCTGGAGAAGAACTTCTACCGGCTGATGCAGGAGGTCCGCGAGACGGGCGACCTGGCGGTGCTGCTGACGAAGGCGGCCCGGCGTCAGGCGCTCACGGGCGACGAGCGCCGGCGCATGCGCGCGCAACTCGTCGATGTGGCCAAGGCGATTCCCGCGCTGGCCATCTTCGCGGCGCCCGGCGGCATCCTGCTGCTCGCGGCGTTGGGGAAGGTGCTGCCCTTCAGCCTGCTGCCCAGCGCCTTCCAGGAGGCCGCGCCCGCCGAGGAGGACTTCGAGGGCGTGGGCCCGGAGCGAGAGGCCGGCTGA